One genomic region from Pelagicoccus sp. SDUM812003 encodes:
- a CDS encoding response regulator: MPSETQKPHQIPAEIVLQLNSQLDALLRLHSQIGLELCKDALEVLSDYAFVASPKGDITFANAALSKLIGDNPTRPYTWLASPLRNVELRSSATGLVWIPSLGRSSIPGYLVTRPHQEMLLGIIRPCSPEDLGSEESASAASSLQCCLELIEMSSDGLAAIDAAGVIEFANQAFATHHGSLSPASLLGKPWRALLADEAAKRFDSEILPSMEFSGNWSGALMRDAERQNDLSIEHSFVLRPHGGALICSKGTTRGQTSETPADDIRQETEQLYKQLDQAIAKANQSALEAELANQAKSAFLASMSHEIRTPMNAVIGLTNILLETELDKEQKDFLETIRASGDSLLVLINDILDFSKIESDKLELESEPIDLRACVEEALDLLAEKASAKGLELCYEAHPEVPFSVLGDVTRLRQILVNLLGNAVKFSETGQIEVLIRPRETSAEACAIEFEVRDSGIGIPKDKQDRLFKSFSQVDSSTTRKYGGTGLGLAISKKLSELMGGRMWLKSEAGEGASFFFTIVAPATKPVHYSPQQDNEGRRLLSGKPVLLIEPNPTLRAKILRTLTLWRAVARTAADGQTAAQMMRKQAYALVLCDSSVDATPIFAANLRPPPDPARPKPRLVQLTPFGKRPTSDRWDGSVAKPIKLGSLLEALGAALKCEDVTSLKVAKPHSDTRDLGKRFPLKILLAEDNPVNQKVGRLILKQIAYSCDLAEDGTQVLEALETTSYDVVLMDIQMPELDGYETTREIIHRFPPERRPYIIALTANAMQGDRDQALAAGMQDYLSKPIRVNEIATALEKAYHLSLDQAN; the protein is encoded by the coding sequence ATGCCCTCGGAGACTCAGAAACCCCATCAAATCCCCGCCGAGATCGTCCTGCAGCTCAACAGCCAGCTGGACGCTTTGCTACGCCTGCATTCGCAAATCGGGCTGGAACTGTGCAAGGACGCCTTGGAAGTCCTCTCCGACTACGCTTTCGTCGCGTCGCCCAAAGGAGACATCACTTTCGCCAACGCCGCGCTGAGCAAGCTCATCGGAGACAACCCCACCCGCCCCTACACCTGGCTCGCTTCGCCCCTGAGAAACGTCGAGCTGCGCTCCAGCGCCACAGGCCTGGTCTGGATTCCCAGCCTCGGCCGCTCCAGCATCCCTGGCTACCTCGTCACGCGCCCCCACCAGGAAATGCTTTTGGGCATCATCCGGCCCTGTTCGCCCGAGGATCTCGGAAGCGAGGAATCCGCCAGCGCCGCCAGCTCGCTGCAATGCTGCCTGGAGCTCATCGAAATGAGTTCCGACGGGCTCGCCGCCATCGACGCCGCGGGAGTCATCGAATTCGCCAACCAAGCCTTCGCCACCCACCACGGCTCGCTGTCCCCTGCGTCACTGCTCGGCAAGCCGTGGCGCGCCCTACTCGCCGACGAAGCCGCCAAGCGCTTCGACTCCGAGATCCTGCCATCCATGGAGTTCAGCGGAAACTGGAGTGGCGCGCTGATGCGGGATGCGGAACGCCAAAACGACCTGTCCATCGAGCACAGCTTCGTCCTGCGTCCCCACGGCGGCGCGCTGATCTGCAGCAAAGGAACCACCCGTGGACAGACCAGCGAAACGCCTGCCGACGACATTCGCCAAGAGACCGAGCAGCTCTACAAGCAGCTAGACCAGGCCATCGCCAAGGCCAACCAGTCCGCCTTGGAGGCAGAACTGGCAAACCAGGCCAAAAGCGCCTTCCTCGCCTCCATGAGCCATGAAATCCGCACCCCCATGAACGCGGTCATCGGGCTGACCAACATCCTGCTGGAAACCGAACTCGACAAGGAGCAGAAAGACTTTCTGGAAACCATCCGGGCCAGCGGCGACTCCCTGCTGGTGCTGATCAACGACATCCTGGATTTTTCCAAAATCGAATCCGACAAGCTGGAATTGGAATCCGAGCCGATCGACCTCAGGGCCTGCGTCGAGGAAGCCCTTGATCTACTGGCGGAAAAGGCCAGCGCCAAAGGGCTGGAGCTTTGCTACGAAGCCCATCCGGAAGTGCCGTTCAGCGTTCTCGGCGACGTGACTCGACTCCGCCAAATCCTCGTCAACCTGCTGGGAAACGCCGTCAAGTTCAGCGAAACCGGGCAGATCGAAGTCCTGATTCGCCCTCGGGAAACCTCCGCCGAAGCCTGCGCCATCGAATTCGAAGTGCGCGACTCGGGCATCGGCATCCCCAAGGACAAGCAGGACCGCCTCTTCAAATCCTTCAGCCAGGTCGACTCCTCCACCACGCGAAAGTACGGCGGCACCGGGCTCGGACTAGCCATTTCGAAAAAGCTCTCGGAGCTGATGGGCGGACGCATGTGGCTGAAAAGCGAAGCGGGCGAAGGCGCCTCCTTCTTCTTCACCATCGTGGCTCCTGCCACAAAACCCGTCCACTATTCGCCCCAGCAGGACAATGAAGGGCGCCGCTTGCTCAGCGGCAAACCGGTGCTTCTGATCGAGCCCAATCCCACGCTTCGAGCCAAAATCCTCCGCACATTGACCCTCTGGAGAGCAGTGGCGCGCACCGCCGCAGACGGTCAGACAGCCGCGCAGATGATGCGCAAGCAGGCCTACGCCTTGGTCCTGTGCGACAGCAGCGTGGACGCCACCCCGATCTTCGCCGCAAACCTGCGCCCACCCCCGGATCCGGCGCGGCCCAAGCCGCGCCTGGTGCAGCTCACACCGTTTGGGAAACGCCCCACGTCCGACCGGTGGGACGGAAGCGTCGCGAAACCGATTAAACTCGGAAGCCTGCTCGAGGCCCTCGGGGCCGCCCTGAAATGCGAAGATGTCACCTCGCTCAAGGTCGCCAAACCGCACAGCGACACCCGCGACCTCGGCAAACGGTTTCCCCTAAAAATCCTGCTGGCCGAGGACAACCCGGTGAACCAGAAGGTCGGACGCCTCATTCTCAAGCAGATCGCCTACAGCTGCGACCTAGCAGAGGACGGGACCCAGGTCCTCGAGGCCCTCGAAACCACCTCCTACGACGTGGTGCTCATGGACATCCAAATGCCCGAGCTCGACGGCTACGAAACCACTCGCGAGATCATCCATCGCTTTCCGCCCGAGCGCCGTCCCTACATCATCGCTCTCACCGCGAACGCCATGCAGGGCGATCGCGACCAGGCCCTGGCCGCCGGCATGCAGGACTACCTCAGCAAGCCCATCCGCGTGAACGAAATCGCCACCGCCCTCGAGAAAGCGTACCACCTGAGCCTCGATCAGGCCAACTGA
- a CDS encoding MFS transporter — translation MTSKEKQSAKPETRLDRLYDLINGEEETRVCRDIPESACKHLPRNYFAYLASNIFSKIGDELSSARLVLPWLFSALGAPASLIGFIVPLREAGVLIPQLAVAAYLRRMPVRKRAWLLGGVVSGLCLLGIGLFSSKFQGAQAGFFALALLTVYSVGRGICSVSAKDVIGKTVSKKRRGTLMGYSSSVSSAALLALGLWLAFLQSSSQGESLSYSLLTYAGFLWLASLLCFSLIKEEPGATDGSGSAWKAAVENMSLLKTDKVFRHYLLTRGLLLSVALAPPYYALLSQQRGENASALGLLIVAGGLAGTVSGPIWGKLADRSSRLTMVFGALGAGALGIGIYAADLGIGPSWASQSWVQASLFFGVNVCYGGVRLGRKAYLVDMVSGDKSGYVAVGNTLTGAALLLLGSIGALADAIGASGAIAMLALLAFAGAASAFRLKEVSG, via the coding sequence ATGACTTCCAAGGAAAAGCAAAGCGCCAAGCCCGAAACTCGTCTCGATCGGCTCTACGACCTCATCAACGGAGAGGAGGAAACTCGCGTCTGCCGCGACATTCCCGAATCGGCCTGCAAGCACCTGCCGCGAAACTACTTCGCCTACCTCGCCTCCAACATCTTCAGCAAGATCGGAGACGAGCTGAGCAGCGCCCGACTGGTGCTCCCGTGGCTCTTCAGCGCTCTCGGCGCGCCGGCCAGCCTGATCGGCTTCATCGTGCCGCTGCGCGAGGCGGGAGTGCTGATCCCGCAACTGGCGGTCGCCGCCTACCTGCGGCGCATGCCGGTGCGCAAGCGGGCTTGGTTGCTGGGCGGGGTCGTTTCCGGCCTCTGCTTGCTGGGCATCGGGCTCTTCTCCTCCAAGTTCCAAGGAGCTCAGGCCGGCTTCTTCGCCCTGGCCCTGCTGACCGTCTACAGCGTAGGCCGCGGGATCTGCTCCGTTTCCGCTAAGGACGTCATCGGAAAAACCGTATCCAAAAAGCGACGCGGCACCCTTATGGGCTACAGCTCCAGCGTATCCAGCGCGGCCCTACTAGCCCTCGGGCTCTGGCTAGCCTTTCTGCAAAGCAGCTCGCAGGGCGAATCGCTCTCCTACTCCCTGCTGACCTACGCTGGATTCCTGTGGCTAGCCTCCTTGCTCTGCTTCTCCCTCATCAAGGAGGAGCCTGGAGCCACCGACGGAAGCGGAAGCGCCTGGAAAGCGGCTGTGGAGAACATGTCTCTGCTGAAAACAGACAAGGTGTTTCGCCACTACCTGCTGACGCGCGGCCTCCTGCTCAGCGTGGCCCTCGCTCCCCCCTACTACGCCCTGCTCTCCCAGCAGCGCGGCGAAAATGCCAGCGCCCTCGGCCTCCTCATCGTGGCAGGCGGTCTCGCGGGCACGGTCAGCGGACCGATCTGGGGCAAGCTCGCCGATCGCTCCAGTCGCCTGACCATGGTTTTCGGCGCGCTGGGAGCGGGAGCGCTCGGCATCGGCATCTACGCCGCCGATCTAGGGATCGGCCCGTCCTGGGCTTCCCAAAGCTGGGTTCAAGCAAGCCTCTTCTTTGGCGTAAACGTCTGCTACGGCGGCGTGCGCCTAGGACGAAAAGCCTACCTGGTGGATATGGTCAGCGGCGACAAATCGGGATACGTCGCGGTGGGCAACACTCTCACCGGCGCCGCCCTGCTGTTGCTCGGCAGCATCGGCGCCCTGGCGGATGCGATCGGTGCCAGCGGGGCCATCGCCATGCTGGCGCTGCTGGCTTTCGCCGGCGCCGCCAGCGCCTTTCGCCTGAAGGAGGTCAGCGGCTAA
- a CDS encoding aminotransferase class I/II-fold pyridoxal phosphate-dependent enzyme, with the protein MKKMSQTVERRLRRWIAPAACLSLLSAGAFAIEAAPTLENSPIRLSSNENAFGYTPNAKEAMLEAIDSGSYYNRNNVAELVALCAKKEGVSADYILTTAGSGPLLMMTALAYAEPGANVVTTEMGYTQLVRKFEERGGDVKYAALSEDMGYDFEALGAAIDENTKIVYICNPNNPTGVLADSLELKKFVMSIPEDILVFVDEAYLELSDTNFSMATCSPLVKMRKNVMVTRTFSKSYGLAGFRIGYGIAHPDILEKISDFYMGPPSYLSAIAACEAIKDTEHLAMNVQNYKSVRNYVCESLDALGIEYAKPDGAFIYFKSGIDQQLLRDTMAENGVLISGSRVSGVPEQKYQQWARVSIGTKEQMDEFLSILGSLVAKT; encoded by the coding sequence ATGAAAAAGATGTCTCAAACCGTCGAAAGACGACTTCGCCGCTGGATCGCTCCAGCTGCTTGCCTCAGCCTCCTCAGTGCCGGGGCCTTCGCCATCGAAGCTGCTCCTACCCTAGAGAACAGCCCGATCCGCCTCAGCAGCAACGAAAACGCCTTCGGCTACACCCCGAACGCGAAGGAGGCCATGCTGGAAGCGATCGATAGCGGGAGCTACTACAACCGCAACAACGTCGCGGAACTGGTAGCCCTCTGCGCCAAGAAGGAAGGTGTATCCGCTGACTACATACTAACGACGGCCGGGTCCGGTCCACTTCTGATGATGACCGCGCTTGCCTACGCGGAGCCGGGCGCCAATGTGGTGACTACCGAGATGGGGTACACGCAGCTGGTTCGAAAGTTCGAAGAGCGTGGTGGCGATGTCAAGTACGCTGCCTTGTCGGAGGACATGGGGTACGATTTCGAGGCGCTCGGAGCGGCCATCGATGAAAACACCAAGATCGTCTACATCTGCAATCCCAACAATCCCACTGGCGTGCTGGCCGATTCGCTGGAGCTCAAGAAGTTCGTCATGTCGATTCCGGAAGACATTCTGGTCTTCGTCGACGAAGCGTATTTGGAATTGTCCGACACGAACTTCTCCATGGCCACGTGCTCGCCACTGGTCAAGATGCGCAAGAACGTCATGGTCACGCGTACCTTCTCCAAGAGCTATGGCCTCGCTGGCTTCCGTATCGGCTACGGAATCGCTCATCCTGACATCCTGGAAAAGATCAGCGACTTCTACATGGGGCCTCCAAGCTACCTGTCCGCGATCGCGGCGTGCGAGGCCATCAAAGATACCGAACACTTGGCCATGAACGTGCAGAACTACAAGTCCGTGCGCAACTACGTTTGCGAATCTCTGGACGCGCTCGGTATCGAATACGCCAAGCCAGACGGAGCTTTCATCTACTTCAAGTCCGGCATTGACCAGCAACTGCTGCGCGACACCATGGCTGAAAATGGGGTGCTGATCAGCGGCTCCCGCGTATCCGGCGTACCGGAACAGAAGTACCAGCAATGGGCTCGCGTGAGCATCGGCACCAAGGAGCAGATGGACGAGTTTCTTTCGATCCTCGGCTCTCTGGTCGCGAAGACTTGA
- a CDS encoding N-acetylmuramoyl-L-alanine amidase, which translates to MDLTIRHSRLGMMLRFASFACCCMMTVALWAEPAEQLKLPVDWERLEAFQGRVERADFERELREIYAPGGRWEDWMRFDEGGVWIRRSADESEAYYLAFARSGETEPTRRSSGLGGLKIAIDPGHLGGRWAEMERRHFAIGDGEAVREGDLTLATAKRLRALLSERGAEVWLTREDDQPATRYRAEDYFAEADRRLAESGLSESEETYEEQRNLLAERLFYRDGEIRARARRLNWMIRPDLALALHVNAVGWPDPENPSLVDQNDLHVLVNGCYLPSEVADDAQRFEMVWRIVNGYHEQEIALARTMARTMVEATGLPPYQYSGDNAISMDEEGYIWARNLLANRVFDCPVVFLEPWTANSKAVYQWAALGDYEGKRLVGGEEVKSLPALYAAFVFEALLRHFGE; encoded by the coding sequence ATGGACTTGACGATTCGCCATAGCAGGCTGGGCATGATGCTGAGATTTGCCAGCTTTGCTTGTTGCTGCATGATGACGGTCGCCCTTTGGGCCGAACCCGCGGAGCAGCTGAAACTGCCTGTGGACTGGGAGCGCTTGGAGGCGTTTCAAGGTCGGGTGGAACGGGCCGATTTCGAGCGGGAGCTTCGGGAAATCTACGCTCCGGGCGGGCGTTGGGAGGACTGGATGCGCTTCGATGAAGGGGGCGTGTGGATACGCCGCAGCGCCGACGAATCGGAGGCGTACTACTTGGCGTTCGCCAGGTCGGGTGAGACGGAGCCGACGCGGAGAAGCTCCGGCCTTGGCGGCTTGAAGATCGCCATCGACCCAGGCCACTTGGGCGGGCGATGGGCGGAGATGGAGCGTCGCCATTTCGCCATCGGAGACGGAGAGGCGGTGCGGGAGGGCGATCTCACCCTAGCGACGGCGAAGCGCTTGAGGGCGCTGCTGAGCGAGCGAGGGGCGGAGGTCTGGTTGACGCGCGAGGACGATCAGCCGGCGACGCGCTATCGGGCCGAGGACTATTTCGCGGAAGCGGATCGGCGATTGGCGGAGTCCGGCCTTTCGGAATCCGAGGAAACGTACGAGGAACAGCGAAACCTCTTGGCGGAGCGGCTCTTTTATCGAGATGGGGAAATCCGGGCCCGAGCCCGACGCCTGAATTGGATGATACGGCCCGATCTGGCCCTGGCTCTGCACGTCAATGCCGTAGGCTGGCCGGATCCCGAGAATCCCAGCTTGGTGGACCAGAACGATTTGCACGTGCTGGTGAACGGCTGCTACCTGCCCAGCGAGGTGGCGGACGACGCTCAGCGTTTCGAGATGGTCTGGCGCATCGTCAACGGCTACCACGAGCAGGAGATCGCCTTGGCGCGAACCATGGCGCGTACGATGGTCGAAGCGACCGGTCTTCCGCCGTATCAGTATTCTGGAGACAATGCGATTTCGATGGACGAGGAAGGCTACATCTGGGCTCGAAACCTTCTCGCCAACCGGGTCTTCGACTGTCCGGTTGTTTTCCTGGAGCCATGGACCGCCAACAGCAAAGCGGTCTACCAATGGGCGGCTTTGGGCGACTACGAGGGAAAACGCCTAGTGGGTGGGGAAGAGGTGAAATCGTTGCCAGCCCTGTACGCGGCTTTCGTATTCGAGGCCTTGCTACGTCATTTTGGCGAATAG